In the Paenibacillus sp. FSL H7-0357 genome, one interval contains:
- a CDS encoding formate--tetrahydrofolate ligase: protein MRLITEVASAAGISEEHLELYGKYKSKLAPTLWDELKHKPDGKLVLVTAVNPTPAGEGKTLTTIGLSQALNAAGVKTVAALREPSLGPCLGMKGGATGGGKAQIVPADEINLHFTGDIHAVTSAHNLLSAMIDNHIFQGNVLGLDPQRIVWKRVMDMNDRSLRSIVTGLGDGNGTVRESGFQITTASEIMAVLCLCDNLADLKLRLGRMLVGYDQLGQPVTAKDLGAVEAMTALLKEAVKPNLVQTLEGTPVIVHGGPFANIAHGCSSVIGTRYALKLGDVVVTEAGFGADLGAEKFMDIKCRQAGLAPSAAVLVVTVKSLKYNGGVRKEELYAGNRAALLSGLSNMERHIENLGKFGVPVLVALNHFEGDAPSEIEEVLNACSRLGVPAAVSKVWAEGSAGGLELAAELKKLLDREDAGSYTPLYEENLDIPSKINKIVTEIYRGAEVVFSPAAKRSLAIIERLGLQQLQVCMAKTPYSFSDQPRLLGAPEGFTMGVRDITLSLGAGFAVVITGNIVTMPGLPAKPAAEGISVDEDGVIHGLE, encoded by the coding sequence ATGAGGTTAATAACAGAGGTAGCATCGGCAGCAGGGATTAGTGAAGAGCATCTGGAGCTGTACGGCAAATATAAAAGCAAGCTGGCGCCAACGCTATGGGATGAGCTGAAGCACAAGCCCGATGGCAAGCTGGTTCTGGTTACTGCGGTTAATCCTACACCGGCAGGTGAAGGCAAGACTTTAACAACCATTGGACTATCCCAGGCGCTGAATGCAGCGGGGGTGAAGACAGTAGCGGCACTGCGTGAGCCTTCGCTGGGGCCATGCCTTGGCATGAAAGGCGGGGCAACCGGCGGAGGCAAGGCACAGATCGTTCCGGCTGATGAGATTAATCTGCACTTTACAGGAGATATTCATGCAGTCACTTCAGCGCATAATCTGCTGTCTGCGATGATCGACAATCATATCTTCCAAGGGAATGTGCTGGGCCTCGATCCGCAGCGCATCGTCTGGAAGCGGGTTATGGATATGAATGACCGCAGTCTGCGCAGCATTGTGACGGGGCTGGGCGACGGCAATGGAACGGTTAGGGAGAGCGGCTTCCAGATTACAACAGCATCGGAGATTATGGCTGTGCTGTGTCTCTGCGATAACCTTGCTGACCTTAAGCTGCGTTTAGGCCGTATGCTGGTCGGATATGACCAGTTGGGGCAGCCGGTAACGGCCAAGGATCTCGGGGCGGTGGAAGCGATGACCGCGCTGCTTAAGGAAGCGGTGAAGCCCAACCTTGTGCAGACACTGGAGGGGACACCGGTCATTGTACACGGTGGACCTTTTGCGAATATTGCCCATGGCTGCAGCAGTGTCATCGGGACCCGTTATGCGCTGAAGCTGGGTGACGTGGTTGTAACCGAAGCGGGGTTTGGCGCTGATCTCGGCGCGGAGAAGTTTATGGATATCAAATGCCGTCAGGCCGGGCTTGCCCCTTCTGCGGCTGTGCTGGTCGTGACGGTGAAATCGCTGAAATATAACGGCGGTGTCCGTAAAGAAGAGCTGTATGCAGGCAACCGGGCGGCACTGCTCTCGGGGCTGTCCAATATGGAACGCCATATTGAGAATTTGGGCAAATTCGGCGTACCTGTGCTTGTTGCGCTCAACCACTTTGAAGGTGATGCGCCATCGGAGATTGAAGAGGTGCTGAACGCCTGCAGCCGCCTTGGCGTGCCTGCGGCCGTTTCCAAGGTATGGGCAGAAGGCAGTGCCGGTGGACTCGAGCTGGCAGCGGAGCTGAAGAAACTGCTGGATCGTGAAGATGCAGGGAGTTATACCCCACTGTATGAAGAGAATTTGGATATTCCGTCCAAAATCAATAAAATCGTCACCGAAATTTACCGTGGTGCGGAAGTCGTGTTCTCCCCTGCGGCCAAACGCAGTTTGGCCATCATCGAACGGCTGGGCTTACAGCAGCTTCAGGTGTGCATGGCCAAAACACCGTATTCCTTCTCAGATCAGCCAAGACTGCTGGGTGCGCCGGAAGGTTTCACGATGGGTGTGCGTGATATTACATTGTCGCTGGGCGCAGGTTTCGCTGTTGTGATTACCGGCAATATTGTGACCATGCCGGGGCTCCCGGCCAAGCCGGCCGCCGAAGGGATTTCCGTCGACGAAGACGGTGTAATTCACGGCTTGGAGTAG
- a CDS encoding glutathione peroxidase yields the protein MSIYSFAGVTPSGKEVPLKDYEGKVLLIANTASKCGLTPQYGDLQNLYEQYGGQGLVVLGFPCNQFAGQEPGTSEEAEEFCQINYGVKFPVFAKVDVNGPDASLLFQYLKGQQPGTAESSDIQWNFTKFLVDRSGKVVARVEPKESPETMKGLIESLL from the coding sequence ATGTCTATTTACAGTTTTGCCGGAGTAACGCCTTCCGGTAAAGAAGTGCCGCTTAAGGATTATGAAGGCAAAGTGCTGCTGATCGCCAACACGGCCAGCAAATGCGGACTTACCCCGCAATACGGAGATCTACAGAATCTTTATGAGCAATATGGCGGCCAAGGTCTTGTCGTGCTGGGTTTTCCCTGCAACCAATTTGCCGGCCAGGAGCCGGGAACGAGTGAAGAAGCGGAGGAGTTCTGCCAGATTAATTATGGCGTCAAATTTCCGGTCTTCGCCAAAGTGGATGTCAATGGACCGGATGCAAGCCTGCTCTTTCAATATCTGAAGGGCCAGCAGCCAGGTACAGCCGAGAGCAGTGACATCCAGTGGAACTTCACCAAGTTCCTGGTTGACCGCAGCGGTAAGGTTGTGGCCCGCGTGGAGCCGAAGGAATCCCCTGAAACGATGAAGGGACTCATAGAATCTTTGCTGTAA